In a single window of the Solea senegalensis isolate Sse05_10M linkage group LG1, IFAPA_SoseM_1, whole genome shotgun sequence genome:
- the rab36 gene encoding ras-related protein Rab-36: MNGTMLFPPPISRDRAIGDFPKSYTPEASLQLKTDWDAQTKAACKDRATRHLPWDRQKMSKVVLVGDLSVGKTCIINRFCKDVFERDYKATIGVDFEIERFEISGVPFSLQIWDTAGQEKFKCIASAYYRGAQVIITVFDMADIKSLDSTCKWLEEALRENEPDSCFIFLVGNKSDLLPSEERQRTEKDAIRLATELHAEFWAVSAKTGENVQGFFFRVAALAFEKCILKDMENAIPASIGRGDAIKSDLARLDEATSQEKKSCC; encoded by the exons ATGAATGGGACCATGCTGTTCCCGCCGCCCATCAGCAGAGATAGGGCCATTGGGGACTTCCCTAAG TCCTACACTCCTGAGGCTTCTTTGCAGCTGAAGACAGACTGGGACGCTCAGACTAAAGCAGCATGTAAAGACAGAGCGACCAGACATCTACC GTGGGAccggcagaaaatgtcaaaggtGGTGCTTGTTGGAGACCTCAGTGTGGGAAAGACCTGCATCATCAACAG GTTTTGTAAAGACGTATTTGAAAGAGACTACAAAGCCACCATAGGAGTGGACTTTGAGATTGAGAGGTTTGAAATATCCGGAGTGCCTTTCTCCCTGCAGAT ATGGGATACTGCGGGGCAGGAAAAGTTCAAGTGTATTGCGTCTGCGTACTACAGAGGTGCTCAGG TCATTATCACGGTCTTTGACATGGCAGACATCAAGTCTCTGGATAGTACGTG CAAGTGGTTAGAGGAGGCCTTGAGAGAAAACGAGCCAGACTCATGCTTCATCTTCTTGGTCGGTAATAAGAGTGACCTGCTG CCCTCAGAGGAAAGGCAGCGGACAGAAAAGGATGCCATTCGGTTGGCGACAGAACTACACGCAGAGTTTTGGGCGGTGTCAGCTAAAACAG GGGAGAATGTGCAGGGGTTTTTCTTCAGAGTGGCAGCTTTGGCTTTCGAGAAGTGCATTCTGAAGGACATGGAGAACGCGATCCCTGCTAGCATCGGAAGAGGAGATGCTATCA AGTCAGATCTTGCCAGGTTGGATGAGGCCACATCCCAAGAGAagaaaagctgctgctga